The Solanum lycopersicum chromosome 6, SLM_r2.1 genome has a window encoding:
- the LOC101258563 gene encoding protein RDM16-like isoform X1, with product MAEKEKSSRDYRDKHRSSKDKHYEDDHRHHHHRSKHRSEDGHHRSEREGSRERSHYHDRKEESLEKKHSHKRKDRAESVDRYNADDKRPRVSDKRRTEDDNGRDKRRDDDGDWRDKDEERREKRRFEGKAKEEEDVEVDEERGGGGLQMPTSKKEPTDNVQDQAVGSIAKGETMGSYKVTSRNLPGNYLAHGDSPATKVSLLSTTNENKGVNINGSHQIHGKSSTDGTVSGAGKSGSLSLDALAKAKRALQMQKEWTQKAKKIPALNKNKGPNFTREGLPQVGPKESLQPSANAGIFPTPVASSDAGVLLTPGSAPSASIPPSSGLPHLKGLTAQKYEAVKRAQELAAKMGFRQDPEFAPLINMFPGQMPPEVTLQPKPAKAPVLRLDALGREIDEQGNIVNMLKPSSTLKVNINKKKQEAFQILKPELEVDPEKNPYYDPGMGIDKNKILRPKKMTFQFVEEGKWSRDAEIIKLKSQFGEARAKELKAKQAQLTKAKAEPDINPNLIEVSARVIAKEKQKEPIPDVEWWDAPLLRSGTYGDVVDGNVMNEQLKIEKITIYVEHPRPIEPPAEPAPPPPQPLKLTKKEQKKLRTQRRLAREKERQEMIRQGLVEPPKPKVKMSNLMKVLGSEATQDPTKLEMEIRSAAAEREQAHVDRNIARKLTPDERREKKERKLFDDSNIAPETIVSVYKINDLSHPQTRFKVDVNAQENRLTGCAVISGGISVVVVEGGKKSIKRYGKLMLRRIDWAAAGKKVDDEGEGEGEDEDKPLNKCVLVWQGSVAKSSFHRFFVYDCRTEAAARKVFADAGVPHYWDLAVNFKDDEF from the exons ATGGCTGAGAAAGAGAAATCGAGCAGGGATTACAGAGACAAACACCGCAGTTCCAAGGATAAGCACTATGAAGATGACCACCGTCATCATCACCATCGTTCCAAGCATCGGTCGGAAGACGGACATCACCGATCTGAGAGAGAGGGAAGCCGAGAAAGATCTCATTATCATGATAGGAAGGAGGAATCACTGGAGAAAAAACATTCGCATAAGAGGAAAGACCGAGCAGAAAGTGTTGATAGATACAATGCGGATGACAAGAGACCTAGAGTTTCTGACAAGAGGAGGACCGAGGACGACAATGGTAGGGATAAGCGGAGAGATGATGATGGAGATTGGAGGGATAAGGATGaggagagaagagagaaaaggaGGTTTGAGGGTAAAGCAAAGGAGGAGGAGGATGTTGAAGTTGATGAAGAAAGGGGGGGAGGTGGATTGCAAATGCCAACTTCTAAGAAAGAGCCAACTGATAATGTCCAGGATCAGGCTGTTGGTTCCATTGCTAAG GGTGAGACAATGGGATCATACAAGGTGACATCAAGGAATTTGCCTGGTAACTACTTGGCTCATGGTGATTCTCCAGCTACCAAGGTATCTTTGCTTTCTACcacaaatgaaaataagggaGTTAATATTAACGGATCTCATCAGATTCATGGGAAATCTAGTACAGATGGGACAGTTTCCGGTGCTGGCAAGAGTGGGAGCTTATCCCTTGATGCTTTAGCAAAAGCAAAGAGAGCTTTACAAATGCAAAAGGAGTGGACTCAAAAGGCCAAGAAGATACCTGCA TTAAACAAGAACAAGGGTCCCAACTTTACTAGAGAGGGACTTCCACAGGTGGGACCCAAGGAGAGCCTTCAACCTTCGGCTAATGCAGGGATTTTTCCTACTCCAGTTGCATCTTCAGATGCAGGGGTATTGCTAACTCCTGGTTCAGCACCAAGTGCATCCATTCCACCGTCCAGTGGTTTGCCTCATCTTAAGGGGCTCACAGCTCAAAAATATGAAGCAGTAAAGCGTGCACAGGAGCTTGCTGCTAAGATGGGATTCCGACAGGACCCAGAATTTGCTCCCCTCATAAACATGTTTCCGGGGCAAATGCCACCAGAGGTTACCCTTCAGCCGAAGCCTGCAAAAGCCCCTGTTCTTCGATTGGATGCCCTTGGTAGGGAAATCGATGAGCAGGGAAATATTGTCAATATGCTTAAGCCATCTAGCACGCTTAAG GTGAACATcaataaaaagaaacaagaaGCATTTCAAATTCTCAAACCTGAACTTGAGGTTGATCCTGAGAAAAATCCGTATTATGATCCAGGCATGGGAATTGACAAGAACAAAATTTTGAGGCCCAAGAAAATGACTTTTCAGTTTGTGGAGGAAGGCAAATGGTCAAGAGATGCAGAGATAATCAAGTTAAAG AGCCAATTTGGTGAAGCACGAGCTAAAGAGCTAAAGGCAAAGCAAGCACAGTTGACCAAGGCTAAAGCAGAGCCTGACATAAATCCGAATCTCATTGAGGTATCTGCAAGGGTTATCGCCAAGGAAAAACAGAAGGAACCTATTCCTGACGTTGAGTGGTG GGATGCTCCTCTGTTACGATCTGGTACTTATGGTGATGTTGTTGATGGTAATGTAATGAACGAACAGTTGAAGATTGAAAAGATCACCATATATGTTGAACATCCTCGCCCTATTGAGCCACCTGCTGAACCAGCTCCACCTCCTCCCCAACCATTGAAACTAACCAAAAAGGAGCAAAAGAAACTTCGAACTCAGCGAAGATTGGCCAGAGAGAAAGAAAGACAAGAAATGATACGACAAGGCCTGGTGGAACCACCAAAGCCGAAAGTTAAAATGAGCAATCTAATGAAAGTTCTTGGCTCAGAAGCCACACAGGATCCTACAAAGCTTGAAATGGAGATCAGAAGTGCGGCTGCTGAGCGTGAGCAGGCTCATGTAGACAGGAATATTGCTCGTAAGCTTACCCCTGATGAGCGTCgagagaagaaagagaggaaACTTTTTGATGACTCAAATATCGCACCGGAGACTATTGTTTCAGTATACAAAATTAATGACCTCTCCCACCCACAAACGCGCTTCAAGGTGGATGTTAACGCTCAGGAGAATCGTTTGACTGGGTGTGCAGTGATCTCAGGAGGTAttagtgttgttgttgttgaaggtGGGAAAAAATCAATCAAGCGATATGGGAAACTTATGCTTAGAAGAATTGATTGGGCAGCTGCTGGTAAGAAAGTAGATGAtgaaggtgaaggtgaaggtgaagATGAAGATAAGCCTCTCAACAAGTGTGTGTTGGTCTGGCAAGGGAGTGTTGCTAAATCAAGCTTCCATAGGTTTTTTGTTTATGACTGCAGGACAGAGGCTGCTGCTCGTAAAGTTTTTGCTGATGCTGGGGTTCCCCATTATTGGGATCTTGCTGTTAACTTTAAAGATGacgaattttaa
- the LOC101258563 gene encoding protein RDM16-like isoform X2: protein MQKEWTQKAKKIPALNKNKGPNFTREGLPQVGPKESLQPSANAGIFPTPVASSDAGVLLTPGSAPSASIPPSSGLPHLKGLTAQKYEAVKRAQELAAKMGFRQDPEFAPLINMFPGQMPPEVTLQPKPAKAPVLRLDALGREIDEQGNIVNMLKPSSTLKVNINKKKQEAFQILKPELEVDPEKNPYYDPGMGIDKNKILRPKKMTFQFVEEGKWSRDAEIIKLKSQFGEARAKELKAKQAQLTKAKAEPDINPNLIEVSARVIAKEKQKEPIPDVEWWDAPLLRSGTYGDVVDGNVMNEQLKIEKITIYVEHPRPIEPPAEPAPPPPQPLKLTKKEQKKLRTQRRLAREKERQEMIRQGLVEPPKPKVKMSNLMKVLGSEATQDPTKLEMEIRSAAAEREQAHVDRNIARKLTPDERREKKERKLFDDSNIAPETIVSVYKINDLSHPQTRFKVDVNAQENRLTGCAVISGGISVVVVEGGKKSIKRYGKLMLRRIDWAAAGKKVDDEGEGEGEDEDKPLNKCVLVWQGSVAKSSFHRFFVYDCRTEAAARKVFADAGVPHYWDLAVNFKDDEF from the exons ATGCAAAAGGAGTGGACTCAAAAGGCCAAGAAGATACCTGCA TTAAACAAGAACAAGGGTCCCAACTTTACTAGAGAGGGACTTCCACAGGTGGGACCCAAGGAGAGCCTTCAACCTTCGGCTAATGCAGGGATTTTTCCTACTCCAGTTGCATCTTCAGATGCAGGGGTATTGCTAACTCCTGGTTCAGCACCAAGTGCATCCATTCCACCGTCCAGTGGTTTGCCTCATCTTAAGGGGCTCACAGCTCAAAAATATGAAGCAGTAAAGCGTGCACAGGAGCTTGCTGCTAAGATGGGATTCCGACAGGACCCAGAATTTGCTCCCCTCATAAACATGTTTCCGGGGCAAATGCCACCAGAGGTTACCCTTCAGCCGAAGCCTGCAAAAGCCCCTGTTCTTCGATTGGATGCCCTTGGTAGGGAAATCGATGAGCAGGGAAATATTGTCAATATGCTTAAGCCATCTAGCACGCTTAAG GTGAACATcaataaaaagaaacaagaaGCATTTCAAATTCTCAAACCTGAACTTGAGGTTGATCCTGAGAAAAATCCGTATTATGATCCAGGCATGGGAATTGACAAGAACAAAATTTTGAGGCCCAAGAAAATGACTTTTCAGTTTGTGGAGGAAGGCAAATGGTCAAGAGATGCAGAGATAATCAAGTTAAAG AGCCAATTTGGTGAAGCACGAGCTAAAGAGCTAAAGGCAAAGCAAGCACAGTTGACCAAGGCTAAAGCAGAGCCTGACATAAATCCGAATCTCATTGAGGTATCTGCAAGGGTTATCGCCAAGGAAAAACAGAAGGAACCTATTCCTGACGTTGAGTGGTG GGATGCTCCTCTGTTACGATCTGGTACTTATGGTGATGTTGTTGATGGTAATGTAATGAACGAACAGTTGAAGATTGAAAAGATCACCATATATGTTGAACATCCTCGCCCTATTGAGCCACCTGCTGAACCAGCTCCACCTCCTCCCCAACCATTGAAACTAACCAAAAAGGAGCAAAAGAAACTTCGAACTCAGCGAAGATTGGCCAGAGAGAAAGAAAGACAAGAAATGATACGACAAGGCCTGGTGGAACCACCAAAGCCGAAAGTTAAAATGAGCAATCTAATGAAAGTTCTTGGCTCAGAAGCCACACAGGATCCTACAAAGCTTGAAATGGAGATCAGAAGTGCGGCTGCTGAGCGTGAGCAGGCTCATGTAGACAGGAATATTGCTCGTAAGCTTACCCCTGATGAGCGTCgagagaagaaagagaggaaACTTTTTGATGACTCAAATATCGCACCGGAGACTATTGTTTCAGTATACAAAATTAATGACCTCTCCCACCCACAAACGCGCTTCAAGGTGGATGTTAACGCTCAGGAGAATCGTTTGACTGGGTGTGCAGTGATCTCAGGAGGTAttagtgttgttgttgttgaaggtGGGAAAAAATCAATCAAGCGATATGGGAAACTTATGCTTAGAAGAATTGATTGGGCAGCTGCTGGTAAGAAAGTAGATGAtgaaggtgaaggtgaaggtgaagATGAAGATAAGCCTCTCAACAAGTGTGTGTTGGTCTGGCAAGGGAGTGTTGCTAAATCAAGCTTCCATAGGTTTTTTGTTTATGACTGCAGGACAGAGGCTGCTGCTCGTAAAGTTTTTGCTGATGCTGGGGTTCCCCATTATTGGGATCTTGCTGTTAACTTTAAAGATGacgaattttaa